The following are encoded in a window of Mycobacterium decipiens genomic DNA:
- a CDS encoding glycoside hydrolase family 57 protein has protein sequence MTDFAKTTSASPVPGLFTLVLHTHLPWLAHHGRWPVGEEWLYQSWAAAYLPLLRVLRELAAEDRHRLITLGMTPVVNAQLDDPYCLDGMHHWLSNWRLRATEATSAGSAPRSKSANYLSCTPEALRSLGIRECADADRALDDFATLWRHGGSPLLRDLVDAGTVELLGGPLAHPFQPLLAPRLRAFALREGLADAQLRLAHRPRGIWAPECAYAPGMEVDYAAAGVSHFMVDGPSLHGDTALGRPVSETDVVAFGRDLQVSYRVWSPKSGYPGHAAYRDFHTYDHLTGLKPARVTGRNVASAAKAPYDPQRADRAIDVHVADFVDVVRNRLLAESERIGRPAHVVAAFDTELFGHWWYEGPTWLARVLRALPDAGVRVGTLSDALTDGLVGDAVELPPSSWGSGKDWQVWNGEKVADLVQLNSEVVDTALTTVDKALAQTASLDGPLPRDQVADQILRETLLTVSSDWPFMVSKDSAADYARYRAHLHAHATREIAGALASGRRDSARRLAEGWNRADGLFGALDARRLPK, from the coding sequence TTGACCGATTTCGCCAAGACCACGTCCGCAAGCCCGGTGCCCGGCCTGTTCACGCTCGTTCTGCATACTCACCTGCCCTGGCTGGCCCACCACGGCCGCTGGCCGGTCGGCGAGGAATGGCTCTACCAGTCGTGGGCGGCGGCCTACCTGCCGCTGCTGCGGGTGCTGCGCGAGCTGGCCGCCGAGGACCGGCACCGGCTGATCACGCTCGGGATGACACCGGTAGTCAATGCCCAGCTCGACGACCCGTATTGCCTCGACGGCATGCACCACTGGCTGTCCAACTGGCGGCTGCGCGCGACCGAAGCCACCAGCGCGGGGTCGGCGCCCCGGTCGAAATCGGCGAATTACCTGTCGTGTACACCGGAGGCTTTGCGGTCCTTGGGGATTCGCGAGTGTGCCGATGCGGATCGAGCCCTCGACGACTTCGCCACGCTGTGGCGGCACGGCGGTAGCCCGCTGCTGCGTGACTTGGTCGACGCCGGCACGGTGGAATTGCTCGGGGGCCCATTGGCCCACCCGTTCCAGCCACTGCTGGCACCGCGGCTGCGTGCGTTCGCACTGCGCGAAGGCCTCGCCGATGCTCAGCTGCGGCTGGCGCACCGCCCGAGGGGGATCTGGGCGCCCGAGTGCGCCTACGCCCCGGGGATGGAGGTCGACTACGCCGCCGCGGGGGTCAGCCACTTCATGGTCGACGGCCCGTCGCTGCACGGCGACACCGCGCTGGGCCGGCCGGTGAGCGAGACCGACGTGGTCGCGTTCGGGCGCGACTTGCAGGTCAGCTACCGGGTGTGGTCGCCGAAATCCGGTTACCCGGGGCACGCCGCCTACCGCGACTTCCACACCTACGACCACCTCACCGGTCTCAAGCCGGCCCGGGTCACCGGCCGCAATGTGGCTTCGGCGGCCAAGGCTCCCTACGACCCGCAGCGCGCCGACCGGGCGATCGACGTCCATGTCGCCGACTTCGTCGACGTGGTACGCAACCGACTGCTCGCCGAGTCCGAGCGGATCGGGCGGCCCGCTCATGTGGTCGCGGCCTTCGACACCGAGTTGTTCGGCCACTGGTGGTACGAGGGGCCGACCTGGCTGGCTCGCGTGCTGCGTGCCTTGCCCGACGCCGGCGTTCGGGTGGGCACGCTGAGCGACGCACTAACCGACGGGCTCGTCGGCGATGCGGTCGAATTGCCGCCCAGCTCTTGGGGTTCCGGTAAGGACTGGCAGGTGTGGAACGGCGAGAAGGTCGCCGATCTGGTCCAGCTCAATAGCGAAGTGGTCGACACCGCGCTGACCACGGTCGACAAGGCGCTGGCCCAGACGGCGTCGCTGGACGGACCTCTACCCCGCGATCAGGTTGCCGATCAGATCCTGCGGGAGACGCTGCTCACCGTGTCCAGCGACTGGCCGTTCATGGTGAGTAAGGACTCCGCGGCCGACTACGCCCGCTATCGTGCGCACCTGCACGCACACGCCACCCGGGAGATCGCCGGTGCGCTGGCCTCCGGCCGGCGCGACAGCGCACGGCGGCTCGCCGAGGGGTGGAACCGCGCCGACGGTCTGTTCGGTGCCCTGGACGCGAGAAGGCTGCCCAAATGA
- a CDS encoding class I SAM-dependent methyltransferase: protein MSAFVPDVPRDCRDDNPPAVDAVLMLTGERTIPDLDIENYWFRRHEVVYERLAPRCVDRDVLEAGCGEGYGADLIANVARRVIAVDYDEAAVAHVRGRYPRVEALQANLAELPLPDASVDVVVNFQVIEHLWDQAQFVRECARVLRPTGLLMVSTPNRITFSPGRDTPINPFHTRELNADELAGLLDDAGFAEVAMYGLFHGPRLRDMDARHGGSIIDAQIARAVADAPWPPELAADVAAVTTADFDIIERDGRDIADSLDLVAIAVRH, encoded by the coding sequence ATGAGCGCATTCGTCCCCGACGTTCCCCGCGACTGCCGCGATGACAACCCGCCGGCGGTGGATGCCGTGTTGATGCTGACCGGCGAGCGCACCATCCCCGATCTGGACATCGAGAACTACTGGTTTCGCCGCCACGAGGTGGTGTACGAGCGGCTAGCACCGCGCTGCGTGGACCGCGACGTGCTGGAAGCCGGGTGTGGCGAAGGATACGGAGCCGACCTGATCGCCAACGTCGCCCGCCGGGTCATCGCGGTGGACTACGACGAGGCCGCCGTGGCCCATGTCCGTGGCCGCTATCCTCGGGTGGAAGCGCTGCAGGCGAACCTGGCCGAGCTGCCACTGCCCGACGCGTCGGTGGACGTCGTGGTCAACTTCCAGGTCATCGAGCATTTGTGGGATCAGGCCCAGTTCGTTCGCGAGTGCGCTCGGGTGCTTCGTCCCACGGGATTGCTGATGGTGTCCACTCCCAACCGGATCACCTTCTCCCCCGGCCGCGATACCCCGATCAACCCCTTTCACACCCGCGAGCTCAACGCCGACGAGCTCGCCGGGCTGTTGGACGACGCCGGCTTCGCCGAGGTGGCCATGTACGGGCTGTTTCATGGGCCGCGCCTGCGGGACATGGACGCTCGCCACGGCGGCTCGATCATCGACGCGCAGATTGCGCGGGCGGTGGCTGACGCACCGTGGCCGCCGGAGCTGGCCGCCGACGTCGCGGCGGTCACCACCGCCGACTTCGACATCATCGAGCGGGACGGCCGTGACATAGCTGACAGCCTGGATCTCGTAGCGATCGCGGTGCGGCATTGA